Proteins from one Halovivax limisalsi genomic window:
- a CDS encoding CocE/NonD family hydrolase C-terminal non-catalytic domain-containing protein: MNRARIPPEREFLSGSRPGLEAFPTRKWTSSLYPAHTGGETRDARDSHPLGRTRLAAGGNARRSRRTRFDSGHGWRRPGGDPLRSPSGVPTSGDGSRSGHRPASTDAGGTSSRVAASRPTRPRRRIATSSRTILGIRPERRGADHGHFGRPGGAVRARVPARRSDVHLGPLDEALELIGPISADLVVDPVSPHADVYVCLCEVDADGGSRNVCETSSLRPDETANTGRPRRVTVECWPTAFRVDPGSRLRVQVAGGAFPRWSRNPGTGAPIGEATTLRTVEHAVRGGPDERSGIRLPAFEPGPQPAFDGAQRPTAPSTDAVLNHGRSARRRRSGWRPRSRPRAAAWRRF, from the coding sequence CCGGAAGTGGACCTCGTCGTTGTATCCGGCGCATACCGGGGGAGAGACCCGTGACGCTCGCGACTCGCATCCTCTCGGGCGTACTCGACTTGCCGCAGGCGGAAACGCGAGACGTTCGCGCCGAACCCGTTTCGATTCTGGTCACGGATGGCGCCGCCCTGGAGGCGACCCACTACGCTCTCCGTCCGGGGTGCCGACGAGTGGCGACGGTTCGAGGAGTGGCCACCGTCCGGCGTCGACGGACGCCGGTGGTACTTCCAGCCGGGTCGCGGCCTCTCGCCCGACCCGCCCTCGACGGCGTATCGCGACGAGTTCGCGTACGATCCTCGGTATCCGACCCGAACGTCGCGGGGCCGATCACGGGCACTTCGGCCGGCCGGGCGGAGCAGTCCGCGCTCGAGTCCCGGCCCGACGTTCTGACGTGCACCTCGGCCCGCTCGACGAGGCGCTCGAACTGATCGGCCCCATCTCGGCCGATCTCGTCGTCGACCCGGTCTCGCCACACGCGGACGTCTACGTCTGCCTCTGCGAGGTCGACGCCGACGGTGGCTCCCGCAACGTCTGCGAGACTTCGTCACTCCGTCCCGACGAGACGGCGAACACCGGCCGTCCGCGCCGGGTGACCGTCGAGTGCTGGCCGACCGCGTTCCGGGTCGACCCGGGCAGCCGACTCCGCGTCCAGGTCGCCGGCGGCGCCTTCCCCCGCTGGTCGCGAAACCCGGGGACCGGCGCACCGATCGGCGAGGCGACGACGCTCAGGACGGTCGAGCACGCGGTTCGCGGCGGGCCGGACGAACGGTCGGGGATCCGGCTTCCGGCGTTCGAGCCGGGTCCGCAGCCCGCGTTCGACGGCGCTCAGAGACCGACCGCCCCTTCGACGGATGCCGTGCTCAATCACGGGCGCTCAGCGCGTCGTCGACGATCCGGATGGCGGCCTCGATCACGTCCTCGGGCGGCTGCGTGGCGTCGATTCTGA